Proteins co-encoded in one Zootoca vivipara chromosome 3, rZooViv1.1, whole genome shotgun sequence genomic window:
- the LOC118082233 gene encoding uncharacterized protein LOC118082233 isoform X1, with protein sequence MDTNIDVPLTHARDKKEMDGGGEDIPSKKAKKLCKYLEKWESEFSFVKKSRVGDSNAFCTICSCDFSVSHGGRNDVAQHKQSAKHKRRLEAQKNAPTMSAFVNRNTTEADQVINAKVKMAMLCAKNNISFTFCDDFNKCVADMFPDSAIARKYSAGETETMQIVKGAIATELDDELAKTCRSQPFSLMCDELNNRKADKKFVIMARLYDEANLQVATRLLEMPICNVGNAENLYEKLSEALRKRGIPWENLIAFNFDNASVMEGKHNSVISRLKTRQPHIQDLGCICHLVQLATGCAIRAAQVPVEDILVRIYTHFGKSAKRCEIYKEFVDFTDSDHLNLLRYCSTRWLSLLTCIQRVLNQWDALKAYFNSLEEVEKSAKLRDLASHLGDPVVKIYFLFLAAALKPLSEFNIAFQSEEVQIHRLEEEMCRLIRRILGYLVPARAIVGVPLREVEYGEGHQLADEDLFIGKDTKAFMRSTELPVSAEKKIFQSVRRFYEAVLQKMFSSFPFDNPLLRDLKVLDPAARLDITPGAVERLVALLPQLSLSEDKLREELTDYQLTDSKQLPQEEKIDRFWGLLGKDVRFSELPRLMKALLCIPHSNASSERVFSIW encoded by the exons ATGGATACTAACATCGACGTCCCACTCACCCATGCCAGGGATAAG AAAGAGATGGATGGAGGTGGAGAAGACATTCcttcaaaaaaagcaaagaagttGTGCAAGTATCTTGAGAAATGGGAGAGCGAATTTAGCTTCGTGAAGAAGAGCAGAGTGGGGGACAGTAACGCATTCTGCACAATTTGCAGTTGCGATTTTAGTGTCTCCCACGGGGGAAGGAACGATGTCGCTCAGCATAAACAATCAGCCAAGCACAAGCGCAGGCTAGAGGCACAGAAAAATGCCCCGACAATGTCCGCATTTGTGAATAGGAATACCACAGAGGCTGACCAGGTTATAAATGCAAAGGTTAAAATGGCCATGCTGTGTGCCAAAAACAACATTTCTTTCACCTTCTGCGACGACTTCAACAAGTGTGTAGCTGACATGTTCCCGGACTCTGCCATTGCACGAAAATATTCTGCGGGGGAAACCGAAACTATGCAAATCGTAAAAG GTGCCATAGCAACAGAGCTAGATGACGAGTTGGCCAAAACATGCCGATCTCAGCCCTTTTCATTGATGTGTGACGAATTGAACAACAGAAAAGCAGACAAAAAATTCGTCATCATGGCTAGACTCTACGATGAGGCCAATCTGCAGGTTGCTACCAGATTATTAGAGATGCCCATATGCAATGTTGGAAATGCAGAAAATCTTTATGAAAAGCTGAGTGAAGCATTAAG AAAAAGAGGCATTCCGTGGGAGAACCTGATAGCCTTTAACTTTGATAATGCGAGTGTCATGGAAGGCAAACACAACTCTGTTATCAGCAGACTGAAGACCAGACAGCCCCACATTCAGGATCTTGGCTGCATCTGCCACCTAGTACAGCTGGCCACTGGCTGTGCCATCAGAGCAGCACAGGTACCTGTTGAAGACATCCTGGTCAGAATATATACCCACTTTGGTAAAAG TGCAAAAAGATGTGAAATTTACAAGGAGTTTGTCGATTTTACTGATTCAGACCACCTGAACCTGCTCAGGTATTGCAGCACCCGATGGCTGAGTCTGTTAACCTGCATCCAGAGAGTGTTGAACCAATGGGACGCACTAAAG GCCTACTTTAACAGCCTTGAGGAGGTGGAGAAGAGTGCCAAACTACGTGATCTAGCCAGCCATCTGGGTGATCCGGTCGTGAAGATCTACTTCTTGTTCCTGGCTGCTGCCCTTAAGCCTTTATCTGAATTTAATATTGCCTTCCAG TCAGAGGAAGTGCAAATTCACAGGCTTGAAGAGGAGATGTGCAGGCTGATCAGGAGGATCCTGGGCTACCTCGTACCAGCCAGGGCCATCGTGGGTGTACCTCTCAGGGAGGTGGAGTATGGAGAAGGACATCAGTTGGCTGATGAAGACCTCTTTATCGGAAAAGACACAAAGGCGTTCATGAGAAGCACAGAGCTTCCTGTGTCCGCCGAGAAGAAAATCTTTCA ATCTGTGAGAAGATTCTACGAAGCAGTGCTTCAGAAGAtgttctcctcctttccctttgacAATCCACTCCTGAGGGACTTGAAAGTGCTGGACCCTGCTGCTCGCCTTGACATTACTCCAGGGGCAG tggAAAGGCTAGTGGCCCTGCTCCCTCAGTTGAGCTTGAGTGAAGATAAGCTGAGAGAGGAACTCACTGACTACCAGCTGACAGACAGCAAGCAACTCCCCCAAGAagaaaaaattgacagattctggGGCCTGCTAGGGAAGGATGTGAGGTTCAGTGAGCTGCCAAGATTAATGAAGGCTTTACTCTGTATTCCCCACAGCAATGCCAGTTCTGAAAGGGTGTTTAGTATATGGTGA
- the LOC118082233 gene encoding uncharacterized protein LOC118082233 isoform X2 has protein sequence MDGGGEDIPSKKAKKLCKYLEKWESEFSFVKKSRVGDSNAFCTICSCDFSVSHGGRNDVAQHKQSAKHKRRLEAQKNAPTMSAFVNRNTTEADQVINAKVKMAMLCAKNNISFTFCDDFNKCVADMFPDSAIARKYSAGETETMQIVKGAIATELDDELAKTCRSQPFSLMCDELNNRKADKKFVIMARLYDEANLQVATRLLEMPICNVGNAENLYEKLSEALRKRGIPWENLIAFNFDNASVMEGKHNSVISRLKTRQPHIQDLGCICHLVQLATGCAIRAAQVPVEDILVRIYTHFGKSAKRCEIYKEFVDFTDSDHLNLLRYCSTRWLSLLTCIQRVLNQWDALKAYFNSLEEVEKSAKLRDLASHLGDPVVKIYFLFLAAALKPLSEFNIAFQSEEVQIHRLEEEMCRLIRRILGYLVPARAIVGVPLREVEYGEGHQLADEDLFIGKDTKAFMRSTELPVSAEKKIFQSVRRFYEAVLQKMFSSFPFDNPLLRDLKVLDPAARLDITPGAVERLVALLPQLSLSEDKLREELTDYQLTDSKQLPQEEKIDRFWGLLGKDVRFSELPRLMKALLCIPHSNASSERVFSIW, from the exons ATGGATGGAGGTGGAGAAGACATTCcttcaaaaaaagcaaagaagttGTGCAAGTATCTTGAGAAATGGGAGAGCGAATTTAGCTTCGTGAAGAAGAGCAGAGTGGGGGACAGTAACGCATTCTGCACAATTTGCAGTTGCGATTTTAGTGTCTCCCACGGGGGAAGGAACGATGTCGCTCAGCATAAACAATCAGCCAAGCACAAGCGCAGGCTAGAGGCACAGAAAAATGCCCCGACAATGTCCGCATTTGTGAATAGGAATACCACAGAGGCTGACCAGGTTATAAATGCAAAGGTTAAAATGGCCATGCTGTGTGCCAAAAACAACATTTCTTTCACCTTCTGCGACGACTTCAACAAGTGTGTAGCTGACATGTTCCCGGACTCTGCCATTGCACGAAAATATTCTGCGGGGGAAACCGAAACTATGCAAATCGTAAAAG GTGCCATAGCAACAGAGCTAGATGACGAGTTGGCCAAAACATGCCGATCTCAGCCCTTTTCATTGATGTGTGACGAATTGAACAACAGAAAAGCAGACAAAAAATTCGTCATCATGGCTAGACTCTACGATGAGGCCAATCTGCAGGTTGCTACCAGATTATTAGAGATGCCCATATGCAATGTTGGAAATGCAGAAAATCTTTATGAAAAGCTGAGTGAAGCATTAAG AAAAAGAGGCATTCCGTGGGAGAACCTGATAGCCTTTAACTTTGATAATGCGAGTGTCATGGAAGGCAAACACAACTCTGTTATCAGCAGACTGAAGACCAGACAGCCCCACATTCAGGATCTTGGCTGCATCTGCCACCTAGTACAGCTGGCCACTGGCTGTGCCATCAGAGCAGCACAGGTACCTGTTGAAGACATCCTGGTCAGAATATATACCCACTTTGGTAAAAG TGCAAAAAGATGTGAAATTTACAAGGAGTTTGTCGATTTTACTGATTCAGACCACCTGAACCTGCTCAGGTATTGCAGCACCCGATGGCTGAGTCTGTTAACCTGCATCCAGAGAGTGTTGAACCAATGGGACGCACTAAAG GCCTACTTTAACAGCCTTGAGGAGGTGGAGAAGAGTGCCAAACTACGTGATCTAGCCAGCCATCTGGGTGATCCGGTCGTGAAGATCTACTTCTTGTTCCTGGCTGCTGCCCTTAAGCCTTTATCTGAATTTAATATTGCCTTCCAG TCAGAGGAAGTGCAAATTCACAGGCTTGAAGAGGAGATGTGCAGGCTGATCAGGAGGATCCTGGGCTACCTCGTACCAGCCAGGGCCATCGTGGGTGTACCTCTCAGGGAGGTGGAGTATGGAGAAGGACATCAGTTGGCTGATGAAGACCTCTTTATCGGAAAAGACACAAAGGCGTTCATGAGAAGCACAGAGCTTCCTGTGTCCGCCGAGAAGAAAATCTTTCA ATCTGTGAGAAGATTCTACGAAGCAGTGCTTCAGAAGAtgttctcctcctttccctttgacAATCCACTCCTGAGGGACTTGAAAGTGCTGGACCCTGCTGCTCGCCTTGACATTACTCCAGGGGCAG tggAAAGGCTAGTGGCCCTGCTCCCTCAGTTGAGCTTGAGTGAAGATAAGCTGAGAGAGGAACTCACTGACTACCAGCTGACAGACAGCAAGCAACTCCCCCAAGAagaaaaaattgacagattctggGGCCTGCTAGGGAAGGATGTGAGGTTCAGTGAGCTGCCAAGATTAATGAAGGCTTTACTCTGTATTCCCCACAGCAATGCCAGTTCTGAAAGGGTGTTTAGTATATGGTGA